In Streptomyces sp. NBC_00433, a single genomic region encodes these proteins:
- a CDS encoding transposase, with protein sequence MKSLTSAGPADAALDVLSHFRVQFYDCLYTRADALFELTDAVLCADGPVKSLAELTLTAEHRRGHGAMYDAVNHGWLEPRRLRRLLASTPLPRAADGRIVLAVDVSNWLRPDAPTSSDLLFCHVYGRGRSADQFIPGWPYSFVAALETGRTSWTAMLDAIRLGPADDATAVTAAQLRDVFTRLLRAGQWKVGDPDIRVVMDAGYDVTRLAYVLADLPVELVGRLRSDRVMLRDAGPRRSTPGGGQPRKHGGVLTFSKPDSWHTPDQTTARDTTRYGTAEALAWDRMHPRIQARGPWLDHCGELPLIHGTLIRLKVEHLPGDRDPKPVWLWSSRTSMTGTDVDLRRQAFLRRFDLEHTFRLFKQTLGWTVPKIRDPATADLWTWLIIAAHTQLRLARPLAEDLRRPWERPAQPRRLTPARVRRGFRHLRAKTTRPAAVPQPTRPGPGRPPGSQNRRPAPHYEPGKTIKRVATLTEHVRLKQQQG encoded by the coding sequence GTGAAGAGTCTGACCTCTGCAGGTCCCGCTGATGCTGCGCTGGACGTGCTGTCCCACTTTCGTGTCCAGTTCTACGACTGCCTCTACACCCGGGCGGATGCGCTATTCGAGCTCACCGACGCGGTCCTCTGCGCGGACGGCCCGGTGAAGTCCCTGGCCGAGTTGACCCTCACGGCCGAGCACCGGCGCGGGCACGGAGCGATGTACGACGCGGTCAACCACGGCTGGCTGGAACCACGTCGCCTGCGCAGACTGCTGGCATCCACGCCGCTGCCGCGTGCAGCCGACGGGCGGATCGTGCTGGCGGTCGACGTGAGCAACTGGCTGCGGCCCGACGCCCCGACCAGCTCGGACCTGCTCTTCTGCCATGTCTACGGGCGGGGCCGCAGTGCCGACCAGTTCATCCCCGGCTGGCCCTACTCCTTTGTCGCCGCCCTGGAAACCGGGCGCACATCGTGGACCGCCATGCTGGACGCGATCCGGCTGGGCCCGGCCGACGACGCCACCGCGGTGACCGCCGCCCAGCTCCGCGACGTCTTCACCCGCCTCCTGCGAGCCGGCCAGTGGAAGGTCGGTGACCCGGACATCCGGGTCGTCATGGACGCCGGCTACGACGTCACCCGCCTCGCCTACGTCCTGGCCGATCTGCCCGTCGAGCTGGTCGGACGCCTGCGCTCGGACCGGGTGATGCTCCGCGACGCCGGCCCCCGCCGCTCCACCCCGGGTGGCGGGCAGCCCCGCAAGCACGGCGGTGTCCTCACCTTCTCCAAGCCCGACTCCTGGCACACCCCCGACCAGACCACCGCCCGGGACACCACCCGCTACGGGACAGCCGAAGCCCTCGCCTGGGACCGGATGCACCCCCGCATTCAGGCACGCGGCCCCTGGCTCGACCACTGCGGCGAACTCCCACTGATCCACGGCACGTTGATCCGCCTGAAGGTCGAGCACCTGCCCGGCGACCGCGACCCGAAACCGGTCTGGTTGTGGTCCTCGCGCACCTCGATGACCGGCACGGACGTCGACCTGCGCCGGCAGGCATTCCTGCGGCGCTTCGACCTGGAGCACACCTTCCGGCTGTTCAAGCAGACCCTCGGCTGGACCGTCCCCAAGATCCGCGACCCGGCGACCGCGGACTTGTGGACCTGGCTGATCATTGCCGCCCACACCCAACTCCGCCTCGCCCGGCCCCTCGCCGAAGACCTCCGCCGCCCCTGGGAACGACCGGCCCAGCCCCGCCGACTCACCCCCGCACGCGTCCGCCGAGGGTTCCGCCACCTCCGCGCGAAGACCACCCGCCCCGCAGCCGTGCCCCAACCCACCCGACCAGGCCCCGGACGCCCACCCGGTTCACAAAACCGCAGGCCAGCACCACACTACGAGCCCGGGAAAACCATCAAACGCGTCGCAACCCTCACCGAACACGTCCGCCTGAAACAGCAACAGGGATAA
- a CDS encoding TetR/AcrR family transcriptional regulator, whose translation MTELEKGPTGRRRGRGARERILGASQQLFREQGINRTGMDQLCAAAEVSKRTAYQHFTGKDELVAEYLRRFDPSVLSGVFDRTDLTPRERLLAAFDIPPTTPLCPYIAAAVELHDPQHPASQYAREYKKAVAARLADTAREAGAADPEQLGEQLALLIDGAAARTRVLDADAFPTAAAIAAVLIDSAIPATADDDRRPEEVPS comes from the coding sequence ATGACGGAGTTGGAGAAGGGCCCCACGGGCCGCCGCCGCGGCCGGGGCGCCCGCGAGCGCATCCTGGGCGCGTCCCAGCAGCTGTTCCGAGAGCAGGGCATCAACCGCACCGGCATGGACCAGCTTTGCGCGGCGGCCGAGGTGTCCAAGCGCACGGCCTACCAGCACTTCACCGGCAAGGACGAACTCGTCGCCGAGTACCTGCGCCGGTTCGACCCCTCCGTTCTGTCCGGCGTGTTCGACCGCACCGACCTCACACCCCGCGAACGGCTCCTCGCCGCCTTCGACATCCCCCCCACCACGCCCCTGTGCCCCTACATCGCCGCCGCCGTCGAACTCCACGACCCCCAGCACCCCGCATCCCAGTACGCGCGCGAGTACAAGAAGGCCGTCGCCGCGCGGCTCGCCGACACCGCCCGCGAAGCCGGCGCCGCCGACCCTGAACAGCTCGGCGAGCAGCTCGCGCTGCTCATCGACGGTGCCGCGGCACGCACCCGGGTCCTCGACGCCGACGCCTTCCCCACCGCCGCCGCCATCGCCGCCGTCCTCATCGACAGCGCCATCCCCGCCACAGCCGACGACGACCGGCGACCGGAGGAAGTGCCGAGTTGA
- a CDS encoding SDR family oxidoreductase, producing the protein MGKLDGKVAVITGGSTGMALAGAKLFVDEGAHVFITGRRQDALDEAVKRIGRNVTGVQGDAADLDDLDRLYDTVEREKGSLDVLWASAGGGEPAPLGEITEAQFDTWFGLNARGTLFTVQKALPLLNDGGSILMTGSNASLGAFPGWSVYAGSKAVQQAWARIWLNELKDRRIRVNVLTPGQVATAKQEELFDEATKRHFESLIPRGQMGRPDEIATAALFLASDDSSYVNGMELVADGGTTAI; encoded by the coding sequence ATGGGGAAGCTTGACGGCAAGGTCGCGGTCATCACCGGCGGCAGCACCGGAATGGCGCTGGCCGGCGCGAAGCTCTTCGTCGACGAGGGAGCGCACGTCTTCATCACCGGCCGCCGCCAGGATGCCCTGGACGAGGCAGTGAAGCGGATCGGCCGCAATGTCACCGGCGTCCAGGGCGACGCCGCCGACCTGGACGACCTGGACCGCCTGTACGACACGGTCGAGCGGGAGAAGGGCAGCCTCGACGTGCTGTGGGCCAGCGCCGGCGGGGGCGAGCCCGCCCCGCTCGGCGAGATCACCGAGGCCCAGTTCGACACCTGGTTCGGGCTCAACGCCCGCGGCACCCTGTTCACCGTCCAGAAGGCCCTTCCGCTCCTCAACGACGGCGGCTCCATCCTCATGACCGGCTCCAACGCCTCCCTCGGCGCCTTCCCCGGCTGGAGCGTCTACGCCGGCAGCAAGGCCGTCCAGCAGGCATGGGCCCGCATCTGGCTCAACGAACTCAAGGACCGCCGCATCCGCGTCAACGTCCTGACCCCCGGCCAGGTCGCCACCGCCAAGCAGGAGGAACTCTTCGACGAGGCCACCAAGCGCCACTTCGAGTCCCTCATCCCCCGCGGCCAGATGGGCCGCCCCGACGAGATCGCCACCGCCGCCCTCTTCCTCGCCTCCGACGACTCCAGCTACGTCAACGGCATGGAACTCGTCGCCGACGGCGGCACCACCGCCATCTGA
- a CDS encoding NAD(P)-binding domain-containing protein encodes MSTISIIGTGNMARTIGARAIAGGNTVEVMGRDQSKAAGLAKALGGGTTTGEWGAAPAGNIVIMALLHDGVVPAVARYGDALAGKVIVDISNPFNPTLDGLAHREETSIAQEVAKAAPAGAGVVKAFNTVFRHVLEKGRPDVFIAGDSAQAKASVEAFVETLGLRPLDVGSLKMAHWLEGAGVVTVGLANHGVGNADFALSITELPA; translated from the coding sequence ATGAGCACCATCAGCATCATCGGCACCGGGAACATGGCCCGCACCATCGGCGCGCGGGCGATAGCGGGCGGCAACACCGTCGAGGTCATGGGCCGCGATCAGTCCAAGGCCGCCGGCCTGGCCAAGGCTCTCGGCGGCGGCACCACGACAGGAGAATGGGGCGCCGCCCCGGCCGGGAACATCGTCATCATGGCCCTGCTGCACGACGGCGTCGTGCCGGCCGTCGCCCGGTACGGAGACGCTCTCGCGGGCAAAGTCATCGTCGACATCAGCAATCCCTTCAATCCCACGCTCGACGGGCTGGCCCATCGCGAGGAGACCTCGATCGCGCAGGAAGTCGCCAAGGCAGCCCCGGCCGGCGCCGGCGTGGTGAAGGCGTTCAACACCGTCTTCCGCCATGTCCTGGAGAAGGGCCGACCCGACGTCTTCATCGCCGGCGACAGCGCGCAGGCCAAGGCAAGCGTGGAGGCGTTCGTCGAGACCCTCGGACTGCGCCCGCTGGACGTCGGCAGCCTGAAAATGGCGCACTGGCTGGAAGGAGCGGGCGTGGTCACGGTAGGCCTCGCCAACCACGGGGTGGGGAACGCGGACTTCGCCCTCAGCATCACCGAACTTCCCGCCTGA
- a CDS encoding DUF2267 domain-containing protein, giving the protein MLEKVRYEGAYPTRERADDAVRLVLAGLGRQLIGNERVDLAARLPREAARILTAQIPDTRPLTGWAFVKDLAARSDASLATTRWDTGSVFAAVAAHAGPDLVTRILHQLPTGYALLFGRAELTPAA; this is encoded by the coding sequence ATGCTGGAGAAGGTCCGCTACGAAGGCGCCTACCCCACCCGCGAGCGAGCCGACGACGCCGTCCGCCTGGTCCTGGCGGGACTGGGACGCCAGCTGATCGGAAACGAACGCGTCGACCTGGCCGCCCGTCTGCCCCGGGAGGCCGCACGTATCCTGACCGCACAGATCCCTGACACCAGGCCGCTGACCGGATGGGCCTTCGTCAAGGACCTCGCCGCCCGCTCCGACGCCTCCCTGGCCACCACCCGCTGGGACACCGGCTCCGTCTTCGCGGCCGTCGCCGCCCACGCCGGCCCCGACCTTGTCACCCGCATCCTCCACCAGCTCCCCACGGGCTACGCGCTGCTGTTCGGCCGCGCCGAACTCACCCCGGCCGCGTAA
- a CDS encoding Hsp20/alpha crystallin family protein produces MLMRTDPFRELDRLAQQLMGPGTWSRPSAMPMDAYREGDEYVVAFDLPGVTADAIDIDVERNMLTVKAERRPVAKADDVQMELSERPLGAFSRQIALADTLDTEHIKADYDAGVLTLRIPIAERAKPRKISIGVGSGHKEISG; encoded by the coding sequence ATGTTGATGCGCACTGACCCCTTCCGTGAGCTGGACCGGCTGGCCCAACAGCTGATGGGCCCGGGCACCTGGTCGAGGCCGTCGGCGATGCCGATGGACGCCTACCGCGAGGGCGACGAGTATGTGGTGGCCTTCGACCTCCCCGGCGTCACCGCCGACGCAATCGACATCGACGTCGAGCGGAACATGCTCACCGTCAAGGCCGAGCGCCGGCCGGTGGCGAAGGCCGACGACGTGCAGATGGAACTGTCCGAGCGGCCGCTGGGCGCCTTCTCCCGCCAGATCGCGCTCGCCGACACCCTCGACACCGAACACATCAAGGCCGACTACGACGCAGGTGTGCTCACCCTGCGCATCCCGATTGCCGAGCGCGCCAAGCCCCGCAAGATCTCCATCGGCGTCGGATCCGGCCACAAGGAGATCTCCGGCTGA
- a CDS encoding type III effector protein yields the protein MTPADQPSSPGTDAESLASFLAAAAALNAIDDALRAARNNLPNAPDAPGPGPDEALASLMLLRQVREQLAGWETGLIETARAAGASWADLAHPLGVASRQAAERRYLRGRPGPAGTTGEQRVQATRQARAADRTTATWARRNAADLRRLAGQITALTGLPPAARRPVSDLHAALARDDPAELIAPLTAARPHLVAAHPDLAARLDTLTTP from the coding sequence GTGACCCCGGCCGACCAGCCGTCCTCGCCCGGCACCGACGCCGAGAGCCTCGCGTCGTTCCTTGCCGCGGCGGCGGCCCTCAACGCCATAGACGACGCCCTGCGCGCCGCCCGGAACAACCTCCCGAACGCCCCCGACGCTCCCGGTCCCGGCCCGGACGAGGCCCTGGCCTCCCTGATGCTTCTGCGGCAGGTCCGCGAGCAGCTGGCCGGATGGGAGACCGGCCTGATCGAAACAGCCCGCGCCGCCGGCGCCAGCTGGGCCGATCTCGCCCATCCGCTCGGAGTCGCCAGCCGCCAGGCCGCCGAGCGCCGCTACCTGCGCGGCCGCCCCGGCCCGGCCGGGACCACCGGCGAGCAGCGCGTCCAGGCCACCCGCCAGGCCCGCGCAGCCGACCGCACCACCGCGACCTGGGCCCGCCGTAACGCCGCGGACCTGCGCCGCCTCGCCGGCCAGATCACCGCACTCACCGGACTGCCGCCCGCTGCCCGCCGCCCCGTCAGCGACCTCCACGCGGCCCTCGCCCGCGACGACCCCGCGGAACTCATCGCCCCCTTGACCGCCGCCCGCCCCCACCTTGTCGCCGCCCACCCCGACCTCGCCGCCCGGCTCGACACCCTCACAACCCCGTAG
- a CDS encoding ATP-binding protein: MRESEQAGSTMSRQARLRAAVWYGGRSPVIGEARDFTGAFLDRAVVRGVAVADVKRGDALLVVSELVTNAVRHAPGPCTLALDMHDGLLQIAVSDTSAQAPQPQTFGPQRLGQHGLEIVLALCTRVDTSTTERGKTVRAHLSVL, translated from the coding sequence ATGCGGGAGAGTGAGCAGGCGGGGAGCACGATGTCCCGGCAGGCCCGGCTGCGGGCGGCGGTCTGGTACGGCGGCCGGTCGCCGGTGATCGGGGAGGCCCGTGATTTCACCGGGGCGTTTCTGGACCGTGCCGTGGTGCGGGGTGTCGCGGTGGCCGATGTGAAGCGGGGGGACGCGCTGCTGGTGGTGAGTGAACTGGTCACCAATGCCGTACGGCACGCGCCCGGCCCCTGCACCCTCGCCCTGGACATGCACGACGGCCTGCTGCAGATCGCCGTGTCCGACACCTCCGCACAGGCCCCGCAACCGCAGACCTTCGGGCCTCAGCGTCTGGGCCAGCACGGCCTGGAGATCGTGCTGGCCTTGTGTACCAGGGTCGACACCTCGACCACCGAGCGCGGCAAGACCGTCCGTGCGCACCTGTCGGTCCTCTGA
- a CDS encoding STAS domain-containing protein has translation MFSERLRINTAVTPRGITVVTPAGELDYNSAPALQEVLTATGRLPCAVVDFSYISFIDSTGIAALLHGNRTLHAAGGWLRLSSIPGAPLRAMEIVGVDHVIDVYPTLHAALQT, from the coding sequence TTGTTCAGCGAACGCCTGCGGATCAACACCGCTGTCACCCCCCGGGGCATCACGGTGGTCACTCCGGCCGGAGAGCTCGACTACAACAGCGCCCCCGCCCTTCAGGAGGTCCTGACCGCGACCGGCCGGCTGCCCTGCGCGGTCGTCGACTTCTCCTACATCTCGTTCATCGACTCCACCGGGATCGCCGCCCTGCTCCACGGCAACCGGACCCTGCACGCCGCGGGCGGCTGGCTACGCCTGAGCAGCATTCCCGGGGCGCCACTGCGCGCCATGGAGATCGTCGGCGTGGACCACGTCATCGACGTCTACCCGACACTTCACGCCGCCCTGCAGACATAA
- a CDS encoding family 43 glycosylhydrolase yields the protein MDRKRRRLHFRTWLIGLVSTALAAVGVSFVATSAQAASGCQVDYSITNTWPGGFGANVSVTNLGQPITSWQLTWSFATGQSITQLWSGSYTQSGTQVTVTNASYNGSLATGGSTTFGFNGAYTATNPVPTAFTLNGTTCTGGVTTTPPTTPPTTPPTTPPTTPPTTPPTSPPSTFSNPVLWEDLADADVLRVGDTYYYSASTMHYSPGAPILRSYDLVHWEFAGHSVPSLDFGEKYNLNGNGRAYVDGVWASFLNYRKSNGKFYWGGCIDFNKTYMYTASSVEGPWTRGSVINNCYYDAGMLVDDNDTMYVAYGSGTHYVAQLSADGLSQVRSQAVFTDPSSTGTTEGNRMYKVGGAYYILVDHPANAEYVLKSTNGPFGPYTEQPLLNNVGTPIVGGGVPHQGGIVQTQNGDWYYMAFVDSYPGGRVPVLAPIKWNSSGWPVLQTVNGGWGTTYPYPNVPAPPREVKSPTGTDTFTGPALGPEWEWNHNPDNTKWSANNGLTLQTATVTNDLYSARNTLTHRILGPTSTATVPLDYSGMHDGDRAGLALLRNSSAWIGVKRDNGTARLVMTNNITMDGSWNTTSTGTEVASTALSGGKVWLRVNADIHPGTGRQGHFSYSTDGVNFTAFGPGFTMDNSWQFFMGYRFALFNYATQALGGSVKVGQFTLSTP from the coding sequence GTGGATCGCAAACGCAGAAGACTGCACTTCAGAACGTGGCTGATCGGCCTGGTCTCCACGGCGCTGGCCGCCGTGGGAGTCTCGTTCGTGGCGACGTCGGCACAGGCGGCGAGCGGCTGCCAGGTCGACTACAGCATCACGAATACGTGGCCAGGTGGCTTCGGCGCGAATGTGAGCGTTACCAACCTCGGTCAACCGATCACCAGCTGGCAGCTGACGTGGTCCTTCGCCACCGGGCAGAGCATCACCCAGCTGTGGAGCGGCTCCTACACTCAGAGCGGCACCCAGGTCACCGTGACCAACGCTTCCTACAACGGCAGCCTGGCCACCGGCGGATCCACCACCTTCGGCTTCAACGGCGCCTATACCGCCACCAACCCGGTCCCCACCGCGTTCACCCTCAACGGGACCACCTGCACCGGCGGCGTCACCACCACGCCGCCGACCACACCGCCCACCACACCGCCGACCACGCCCCCCACGACTCCCCCCACCACGCCGCCGACGAGTCCCCCGTCGACGTTCAGCAACCCCGTGCTCTGGGAGGACCTCGCCGATGCGGACGTCCTGCGGGTGGGTGACACCTACTACTACTCGGCCTCGACGATGCACTACTCGCCCGGGGCGCCGATCCTGCGCTCCTACGACCTGGTCCACTGGGAGTTCGCCGGCCACTCGGTGCCCTCGCTCGACTTCGGCGAGAAGTACAACCTGAACGGCAACGGGCGCGCCTACGTCGACGGCGTGTGGGCCTCGTTCCTGAACTACCGCAAGAGCAACGGGAAGTTCTACTGGGGAGGCTGCATCGACTTCAACAAGACGTACATGTACACCGCGTCCTCGGTCGAGGGCCCCTGGACACGGGGTTCGGTGATCAACAACTGCTACTACGACGCCGGGATGCTCGTCGACGACAACGACACCATGTACGTCGCCTACGGCAGCGGCACCCACTATGTCGCCCAGCTGTCGGCCGACGGGCTGAGCCAGGTCCGCAGCCAGGCGGTGTTCACCGATCCGTCCAGCACCGGAACGACCGAGGGCAACCGGATGTACAAGGTGGGCGGCGCCTACTACATCCTCGTCGACCACCCGGCCAACGCCGAATACGTCCTGAAGTCCACCAACGGCCCCTTCGGCCCCTACACCGAACAACCGCTGCTCAACAACGTCGGCACCCCCATCGTCGGCGGTGGCGTTCCGCACCAGGGCGGGATCGTGCAGACGCAGAACGGCGACTGGTACTACATGGCCTTCGTCGACTCCTACCCCGGCGGACGCGTCCCGGTGCTGGCCCCCATCAAGTGGAACTCCAGCGGATGGCCGGTGCTCCAGACCGTCAACGGCGGCTGGGGTACCACCTATCCGTACCCGAACGTGCCCGCCCCGCCGCGTGAGGTGAAATCCCCCACGGGCACCGACACCTTCACCGGGCCCGCTCTCGGACCCGAGTGGGAGTGGAACCACAACCCCGACAACACCAAGTGGTCCGCGAACAACGGCCTGACCCTGCAGACCGCTACGGTGACCAACGATCTGTACTCGGCACGCAACACCTTGACCCACCGGATCCTGGGACCCACGTCCACCGCGACGGTCCCACTGGACTACTCGGGCATGCACGACGGGGACCGGGCAGGACTCGCGCTGCTGCGCAACTCCTCGGCCTGGATCGGCGTCAAACGCGACAACGGCACCGCCCGTCTGGTGATGACCAACAACATCACCATGGACGGCAGTTGGAACACCACCAGCACCGGCACGGAGGTCGCGAGCACAGCACTGTCCGGAGGCAAGGTCTGGCTGCGCGTCAACGCCGACATCCATCCGGGCACCGGCAGGCAGGGGCACTTCTCCTACAGCACCGACGGCGTCAACTTCACCGCCTTCGGGCCGGGCTTCACGATGGACAACAGCTGGCAGTTCTTCATGGGGTACCGGTTCGCGCTCTTCAACTACGCGACGCAGGCGCTCGGAGGCTCCGTCAAGGTCGGCCAGTTCACCCTGTCCACGCCCTGA